In Methanobrevibacter sp., a genomic segment contains:
- a CDS encoding 4Fe-4S binding protein — protein sequence MYNIGNCTECTTCGSCQQTPNVDAPILFCMHCQPSEAPCILICNENAFEVLGGAITLNKDKCRQCMECVDVCPIHIIKI from the coding sequence ATGTATAATATAGGAAATTGTACAGAATGTACAACCTGTGGAAGCTGTCAACAAACACCAAATGTTGACGCTCCTATTTTATTTTGTATGCATTGCCAACCATCAGAAGCGCCATGTATTTTAATATGTAACGAAAATGCCTTTGAAGTATTGGGCGGAGCCATTACCTTAAACAAAGACAAATGTAGACAATGTATGGAATGTGTAGATGTTTGTCCCATCCATATAATTAAAATTTAA